The proteins below come from a single Agrobacterium vitis genomic window:
- a CDS encoding enoyl ACP reductase FabMG family protein, translating to MENPVALNRLSENTVFRKGDVFVLFGELFGRGYATGLLDEARRAGMEIVGITVGRRDENNALRPLDAEELSSAEAQLGGRIINIPLMGGFDLDAPEDGLTPTDLLAKMTLESWEHDKLDWDYIAQCRDIATARFTESLSKVMTVLDGMIAAGRNVFFAHTMAGGIPKAKVFLVIANRIYKGTGSRHMSSQTLLDSDMGKLILQNFDEVSANTFRHLIDFSAAIRERVEALGGQVRYTAYGYHGSSVLIDGSYRWQTYTNYTQGYAKMRLEGIAEQAWAKGIKATVYNCPEIRTNSSDVFTGIELPLIPLLLALKKENGGKWADEQWQACQQLLADGITMKDVFQKIADMQASEVMRPFYDFSAWPMANSQAQADLTISTSNGITQMHRNNKLMISDLLSGLVVKATGQLIFGESSDPSGPVLWLNHDIVARRLNASHSNSESPAPGMESSPLEMV from the coding sequence ATGGAAAATCCGGTTGCACTGAATCGTCTTTCCGAAAACACGGTCTTCCGTAAAGGCGATGTTTTCGTCCTTTTCGGCGAATTGTTCGGCCGCGGATACGCCACCGGATTGCTCGATGAAGCCAGGCGGGCAGGAATGGAGATTGTCGGGATCACCGTCGGGCGGCGCGACGAGAACAACGCGCTGCGGCCGCTCGACGCCGAGGAACTGTCTTCGGCCGAGGCCCAGCTGGGCGGCAGGATCATCAACATACCTCTTATGGGGGGATTCGATCTCGATGCGCCCGAAGACGGCTTAACTCCCACCGATCTCCTGGCAAAAATGACGCTTGAGAGCTGGGAACACGACAAGCTCGACTGGGACTATATCGCGCAATGCCGCGACATCGCCACTGCGCGTTTTACGGAGTCGCTTTCGAAAGTCATGACCGTTCTCGACGGAATGATCGCCGCTGGCCGCAATGTGTTCTTTGCCCACACAATGGCTGGAGGCATCCCGAAGGCGAAGGTATTCTTGGTCATCGCCAATCGAATCTACAAGGGGACCGGAAGTCGCCACATGTCGTCGCAGACCTTGCTCGACAGTGACATGGGAAAACTCATTCTGCAGAATTTTGACGAGGTTTCCGCAAACACCTTTCGCCATCTCATTGATTTTAGCGCGGCGATCCGCGAGCGCGTGGAAGCTTTGGGTGGTCAAGTCCGATATACGGCCTATGGTTACCACGGATCGTCAGTCCTCATTGACGGAAGCTATCGTTGGCAGACCTACACCAACTATACCCAAGGCTATGCGAAGATGCGGCTCGAAGGCATTGCAGAGCAAGCCTGGGCGAAAGGGATCAAGGCAACTGTCTATAATTGTCCCGAAATCCGGACCAATTCCTCCGACGTATTCACGGGTATCGAGCTGCCCCTGATACCGCTGCTGCTTGCCTTGAAGAAAGAAAACGGTGGCAAATGGGCAGATGAACAGTGGCAGGCCTGCCAGCAGCTTCTGGCAGACGGCATAACCATGAAGGATGTGTTTCAGAAGATCGCCGACATGCAGGCCAGCGAAGTTATGCGTCCGTTCTATGACTTTTCGGCATGGCCCATGGCAAACAGTCAGGCCCAAGCCGATTTGACCATCAGCACGTCCAACGGGATCACCCAGATGCATCGCAATAACAAGTTGATGATCAGCGACCTCCTGAGCGGTCTCGTTGTGAAGGCAACCGGGCAGCTCATTTTTGGTGAATCTTCAGACCCCTCCGGTCCCGTCCTATGGCTCAACCACGATATCGTGGCTCGGCGACTGAACGCTTCCCACTCGAATTCGGAGTCTCCCGCGCCGGGAATGGAATCTTCGCCCCTTGAGATGGTGTGA